A genomic window from Eleginops maclovinus isolate JMC-PN-2008 ecotype Puerto Natales chromosome 9, JC_Emac_rtc_rv5, whole genome shotgun sequence includes:
- the rubcn gene encoding run domain Beclin-1-interacting and cysteine-rich domain-containing protein isoform X1 has product MEISAEREEEERRKEQWKLLSSLKTTVEGLVSTNNPNVWSRYGGLQRLHKDMNNILSYGLKNEQVYYKQRDYWPFVWCVRYISPHLASHVEQFSHLEPVLSSGMRSAGESYKAERWLLHSLQVHMLSAQLRPLLRHLGHTSKYYNGHAFLLSEPHVTAMFQCLEAVEQNNPKLLAQVDTFGLSPLKGPPCLGLLKSQSLCVLPGAGAAWRNADSVPRREPLNRRLATSNCSLREAVPTSHNSGNTLGVGPQNSNSTNPTSAASGTGAPWLCDSGPGESEQGATLPPVPVSIPGISLPESPSPASFPPDAADSCDGDYDDGPEYLAIGNLGQRSRCDTRSSTHSSEEDFAQDLSMQRGPKAPPPPRRSSFSEGQRGPVRGSRGHTRSLSDAGVNQKLRNESAGEDCCIKNYSPFSPQRKDVSTPSSLYMESHGSECSSVSDGMFRKPSEGQSLISYLSEQDFGSCADLEKENAHFSISESLIAAIELMKYNLRRQQEAGEEEGDSDCEIQQLKQKIRLRRQQIRHRRVPPCANSQHILNSTDSGGSRRSSQDSYKGLSDSGSAEEVEECELQDGCEGQSLLAVSQNGLSLSLASLFSDADIKRSMSSSNRSFLSSESITPAFLQSNSAESVAMGLLRQFEGMQLPAASELDWLVPEHDAPQKLLPIPDSLPISPDDGEHADIYKLRIRVRGNLEWAPPRPQIIFNIHPAPKRKIVVAKQNYRCAGCGTRIDPDYIKRLRYCEYLGRYFCQCCHENAQAIVPGRVLRKWDFSKYYVSNFARDLLSKIAGDPLFNPNDINSGLYKKNKALEAVRVLRVQLFHMKNLFKTCRFAKEVLDQFDSLPGHLTEDLHLFSLNDLSAVRSGELAPRMKELLKLGTSHAAGCVLCQAKGFVCEFCGNEKDIIFPFQLNKCQRCEGEPSLLAAGQGGPKAPFPPRPSVSLPWSDWNFSKHRRLVRALSQDRREGEGGEPGLEQVVDQGAKSGGQEEKRDTAGERQGRAGIFQAFKPGMLAKAFSRSKGNEKEQEIKAETGPEGDRDIKRDEGNEEEYSQEREKRKGRGNGHARKEKVNILKVLQIDRLKKNTSKADRTDSDSETCSSRESLNEVPQDIKGRWSVTGLASMVKGFSKREIEDEGKTDVKEEESEEEFSEIETESVEEVKQSSKGEEGQTEAAQTENVEKFSLMKLFQPNQLSGVFSKMRSKGKEDRSGESEAIRVMDTDKVQPEPIITRTNWRGRKTRKAVRETRGRRARKGGTDVGGESAEDSDVDD; this is encoded by the exons ATGGAGATATCGgcggagagagaggaagaggagcgcaG GAAGGAGCAATGGAAGCTACTGTCCAGCCTGAAGACCACAGTGGAGGGTCTTGTGTCCACCAACAACCCCAACGTGTGGTCACGTTACGGCGGCTTACAAAGACTCCACAAGGACATGAACAACATCCTGAGCTATGGACTAAAGAATGAGCAG GTGTACTACAAGCAAAGAGACTACTGGCCGTTTGTGTGGTGTGTTCGCTACATCAGCCCCCACCTCGCCTCGCATGTTGAACAG TTCAGTCACCTGGAGCCGGTGCTGAGCAGCGGGATGAGGAGTGCTGGGGAGAGCTACAAGGCCGAGCGCTGGCTCCTTCACAGCTTACAGGTTCACATGCTGTCTGCTCAGCTCCGACCTCTGCTCCGGCACTTGGGACATACAAGTAAATACTATAATG GTCATGCCTTTCTGCTGAGTGAGCCTCATGTGACCGCCATGTTCCAGTGTCTGGAAGCCGTGGAGCAGAATAACCCCAAACTGCTTGCCCAAGTAGACACATTTGGG CTGTCCCCTCTGAAGGGCCCACCATGTCTGGGCCTATTGAAGAGCCAGAGCCTGTGTGTATTGCCTGGAGCTGGTGCAGCTTGGAGAAACGCTGACTCGGTTCCCAGAAGAGAACCTCTAAATCGCAGACTCGCCACCTCCAACTGCTCACTTCGAGAAGCAGTCCCCACCAGCCACAACTCTGGGAACACTTTGGGAGTCGGACCCCAAAACAGCAATAGCACAA ACCCTACCTCTGCAGCCAGCGGCACGGGGGCTCCCTGGTTGTGTGATTCCGGGCCAGGGGAGAGCGAGCAGGGGGCGACGCTACCTCCTGTCCCCGTCTCGATCCCTGGCATCTCCCTCCCAGAGTCCCCCTCGCCCGCCTCCTTTCCGCCCGATGCTGCAGACTCATGTGACGGCGACTATGACGACGGTCCGGAGTACCTGGCTATCGGTAATCTGGGGCAACGCAGCCGCTGTGACACCCGaagctccacccacagcagcgAGGAGGACTTCGCCCAGGACCTGTCCATGCAACGGGGTCCTAAAGCCCCGCCCCCACCCAGGCGCTCTTCTTTCTCAGAGGGTCAGAGGGGGCCGGTCCGGGGGTCCCGAGGTCACACCCGCTCGTTATCTGACGCAGGAGTCAATCAGAAACTCAGGAATG AATCGGCAGGGGAGGACTGCTGCATAAAGAACTACAGCCCATTCTCACCTCAGCGCAAGGATGTCAGCACTCCCAGTTCCCTCTACATGGAGTCCC ATGGGTCCGAGTGCAGCAGTGTTTCTGATGGGATGTTCAGGAAGCCGTCGGAGGGTCAGAGCCTCATCAGCTACCTGTCGGAGCAGGACTTTGGCAGCTGTGCTGACCTGGAGAAG gAGAACGCTCATTTCAGCATCTCAGAGTCCCTTATTGCTGCCATCGAGCTGATGAAGTACAACCTGCGGCGTCAGCAGGAggcgggggaggaggagggagacagcGACTGTGAGATCCAGCAGCTCAAACAGAAGATCCGCCTGCGCAGGCAGCAGATCAGACACAGACGCGTGCCGCCCTGCGCAAACTCCCAGCACA tTCTCAACTCCACTGACAGCGGGGGCTCCAGGAGGAGCTCTCAGGACTCGTACAAGGGCCTCTCTGACTCAGGCTCAgcggaggaggtggaggagtgcGAACTACAAG ATGGCTGTGAGGGTCAGTCCCTGCTGGCGGTGTCTCAGAACGGCCTCTCACTGTCACTCGCCTCACTCTTCTCAG ATGCAGACATTAAGCGCAGCATGAGCTCCAGCAACAGGTCTTTTCTAAGCTCAGAGTCCAt AACTCCCGCCTTCCTCCAGTCTAACTCAGCTGAGTCAGTAGCCATGGGTTTACTCAGGCAGTTTGAGGGCATGCAGCTTCCTGCGGCCTCGGAGCTGGACTGGCTGGTCCCAGAACACGACGCTCCGCAGAAG CTGCTGCCAATCCCCGACTCTCTGCCCATCTCGCCTGATGATGGTGAACACGCAGACATCTACAAGCTGAGGATCCGGGTGCGGGGCAACCTGGAGTGGGCCCCTCCCCGACCGCAGATCATATTCAACATTCATCCTGCCCCCAA GAGGAAGATAGTTGTGGCTAAGCAGAACTACCGCTGCGCTGGCTGTGGCACTCGCATCGACCCAG ATTATATCAAGCGACTACGCTACTGTGAATACCTCGGCCGTTACTTCTGCCAGTGCTGCCATGAGAACGCCCAGGCCATTGTTCCTGGACGAGTGTTGAGGAAGTGGGACTTCAGCAAGTACTATGTCAGCAACTTTGCCCGGGACCTGCTGAGCAAGATCGCCGGAGACCCTCTTTTCAACCCCAATGACATCAACAGTGGCCTGTACAAGAAGAACAAAGCTCTGGAGGCCGTCAGG GTTTTGAGGGTGCAGCTGTTTCACATGAAAAATCTCTTCAAGACCTGTCGCTTCGCTAAAGA gGTGCTGGACCAGTTCGACAGCCTGCCAGGTCACCTAACTGAAGACCTTCACCTCTTCTCCCTCAATGACCTCTCTGCCGTACGCAGCGGGGAACTGGCTCCTCGGATGAAGGAGCTGCTGAAGCTCGGCACCTCGCACGCAGCTGGCTGTGTG CTGTGCCAGGCGAAGGGCTTCGTGTGCGAGTTCTGCGGCAACGAGAAAGACATCATATTCCCCTTCCAGCTGAACAAGTGCCAGCGCTGTGAAGGTGAGCCCTCTCTGCTCGCGGCAGGCCAGGGTGGCCCAAAAGCCCCTttccccccccgcccctccgTGTCACTTCCCTGGAGTGACTGGAATTTCTCCAAACATCGTAGGCTGGTGAGGGCCCTCTCCCAagacaggagagagggggaaggTGGGGAGCCAGGCTTAGAGCAAGTTGTGGATCAGGGGGCGAAGAGTGGAGGGCAAGAGGAAAAGAGGGACacagcaggagagagacagggaagAGCGGGAATATTTCAAGCATTCAAACCTGGAATGTTGGCGAAAGCTTTCAGCAGGAGTAAAGGCAACGAGAAAGAGCAGGAGATAAAAGCAGAGACAGGACCAGAGGGGGACAGAGACATAAAGCGGGATGAAGGAAATGAAGAAGAATATagccaagagagagagaagcgGAAGGGAAGGGGAAATGGCCATGCAAGAAAGGAAAAGGTCAACATATTAAAGGTTCTTCAGATAGACAGACTAAAGAAGAACACATCGAAAGCAGACAGGACGGACAGTGACAGCGAGacatgcagcagcagggagagTCTAAATGAAGTCCCACAAGATATAAAAGGACGCTGGAGTGTAACGGGGTTAGCAAGTATGGTCAAGGGCTTCTCCAAAAGAGAGATAGAGGATGAAGGAAAAACAGATGTGAAAGAAGAAGAGTCTGAAGAAGAGTTTTCAGAGATAGAAACTGAATCTGTGgaggaagtaaaacaaagcaGTAAGGGGGAGGAGGGCCAAACAGAGGCAGCGCAAACAGAAAACGTGGAGAAATTTTCACTTATGAAACTGTTTCAACCTAATCAGTTGTCGGGTGTTTTCTCCAAAATGAGGAGCAAGGGAAAGGAGGATAGGAGTGGGGAGAGTGAGGCGATCAGAGTGATGGACACCGATAAGGTCCAACCAGAGCCCATTATTACCCGGACTAACTGGAGAGGTCGTAAAACCCGCAAAGCAGTGAGAGAAACCAGAGGCAGGAGGGCTAGGAAGGGAGGGACAGACGTTGGTGGAGAGAGCGCAGAAGATAGTGACGTAGATGATTGA
- the rubcn gene encoding run domain Beclin-1-interacting and cysteine-rich domain-containing protein isoform X3 yields the protein MEISAEREEEERRKEQWKLLSSLKTTVEGLVSTNNPNVWSRYGGLQRLHKDMNNILSYGLKNEQVYYKQRDYWPFVWCVRYISPHLASHVEQFSHLEPVLSSGMRSAGESYKAERWLLHSLQVHMLSAQLRPLLRHLGHTSKYYNGHAFLLSEPHVTAMFQCLEAVEQNNPKLLAQVDTFGLSPLKGPPCLGLLKSQSLCVLPGAGAAWRNADSVPRREPLNRRLATSNCSLREAVPTSHNSGNTLGVGPQNSNSTNPTSAASGTGAPWLCDSGPGESEQGATLPPVPVSIPGISLPESPSPASFPPDAADSCDGDYDDGPEYLAIGNLGQRSRCDTRSSTHSSEEDFAQDLSMQRGPKAPPPPRRSSFSEGQRGPVRGSRGHTRSLSDAGVNQKLRNESAGEDCCIKNYSPFSPQRKDVSTPSSLYMESHGSECSSVSDGMFRKPSEGQSLISYLSEQDFGSCADLEKENAHFSISESLIAAIELMKYNLRRQQEAGEEEGDSDCEIQQLKQKIRLRRQQIRHRRVPPCANSQHILNSTDSGGSRRSSQDSYKGLSDSGSAEEVEECELQDGCEGQSLLAVSQNGLSLSLASLFSDADIKRSMSSSNRSFLSSESITPAFLQSNSAESVAMGLLRQFEGMQLPAASELDWLVPEHDAPQKLLPIPDSLPISPDDGEHADIYKLRIRVRGNLEWAPPRPQIIFNIHPAPKRKIVVAKQNYRCAGCGTRIDPDYIKRLRYCEYLGRYFCQCCHENAQAIVPGRVLRKWDFSKYYVSNFARDLLSKIAGDPLFNPNDINSGLYKKNKALEAVRVLRVQLFHMKNLFKTCRFAKEVLDQFDSLPGHLTEDLHLFSLNDLSAVRSGELAPRMKELLKLGTSHAAGCVLCQAKGFVCEFCGNEKDIIFPFQLNKCQRCEECHACYHRNCFRKGKDCPRCQRLAERRERMARKNMEEQEDEGGGS from the exons ATGGAGATATCGgcggagagagaggaagaggagcgcaG GAAGGAGCAATGGAAGCTACTGTCCAGCCTGAAGACCACAGTGGAGGGTCTTGTGTCCACCAACAACCCCAACGTGTGGTCACGTTACGGCGGCTTACAAAGACTCCACAAGGACATGAACAACATCCTGAGCTATGGACTAAAGAATGAGCAG GTGTACTACAAGCAAAGAGACTACTGGCCGTTTGTGTGGTGTGTTCGCTACATCAGCCCCCACCTCGCCTCGCATGTTGAACAG TTCAGTCACCTGGAGCCGGTGCTGAGCAGCGGGATGAGGAGTGCTGGGGAGAGCTACAAGGCCGAGCGCTGGCTCCTTCACAGCTTACAGGTTCACATGCTGTCTGCTCAGCTCCGACCTCTGCTCCGGCACTTGGGACATACAAGTAAATACTATAATG GTCATGCCTTTCTGCTGAGTGAGCCTCATGTGACCGCCATGTTCCAGTGTCTGGAAGCCGTGGAGCAGAATAACCCCAAACTGCTTGCCCAAGTAGACACATTTGGG CTGTCCCCTCTGAAGGGCCCACCATGTCTGGGCCTATTGAAGAGCCAGAGCCTGTGTGTATTGCCTGGAGCTGGTGCAGCTTGGAGAAACGCTGACTCGGTTCCCAGAAGAGAACCTCTAAATCGCAGACTCGCCACCTCCAACTGCTCACTTCGAGAAGCAGTCCCCACCAGCCACAACTCTGGGAACACTTTGGGAGTCGGACCCCAAAACAGCAATAGCACAA ACCCTACCTCTGCAGCCAGCGGCACGGGGGCTCCCTGGTTGTGTGATTCCGGGCCAGGGGAGAGCGAGCAGGGGGCGACGCTACCTCCTGTCCCCGTCTCGATCCCTGGCATCTCCCTCCCAGAGTCCCCCTCGCCCGCCTCCTTTCCGCCCGATGCTGCAGACTCATGTGACGGCGACTATGACGACGGTCCGGAGTACCTGGCTATCGGTAATCTGGGGCAACGCAGCCGCTGTGACACCCGaagctccacccacagcagcgAGGAGGACTTCGCCCAGGACCTGTCCATGCAACGGGGTCCTAAAGCCCCGCCCCCACCCAGGCGCTCTTCTTTCTCAGAGGGTCAGAGGGGGCCGGTCCGGGGGTCCCGAGGTCACACCCGCTCGTTATCTGACGCAGGAGTCAATCAGAAACTCAGGAATG AATCGGCAGGGGAGGACTGCTGCATAAAGAACTACAGCCCATTCTCACCTCAGCGCAAGGATGTCAGCACTCCCAGTTCCCTCTACATGGAGTCCC ATGGGTCCGAGTGCAGCAGTGTTTCTGATGGGATGTTCAGGAAGCCGTCGGAGGGTCAGAGCCTCATCAGCTACCTGTCGGAGCAGGACTTTGGCAGCTGTGCTGACCTGGAGAAG gAGAACGCTCATTTCAGCATCTCAGAGTCCCTTATTGCTGCCATCGAGCTGATGAAGTACAACCTGCGGCGTCAGCAGGAggcgggggaggaggagggagacagcGACTGTGAGATCCAGCAGCTCAAACAGAAGATCCGCCTGCGCAGGCAGCAGATCAGACACAGACGCGTGCCGCCCTGCGCAAACTCCCAGCACA tTCTCAACTCCACTGACAGCGGGGGCTCCAGGAGGAGCTCTCAGGACTCGTACAAGGGCCTCTCTGACTCAGGCTCAgcggaggaggtggaggagtgcGAACTACAAG ATGGCTGTGAGGGTCAGTCCCTGCTGGCGGTGTCTCAGAACGGCCTCTCACTGTCACTCGCCTCACTCTTCTCAG ATGCAGACATTAAGCGCAGCATGAGCTCCAGCAACAGGTCTTTTCTAAGCTCAGAGTCCAt AACTCCCGCCTTCCTCCAGTCTAACTCAGCTGAGTCAGTAGCCATGGGTTTACTCAGGCAGTTTGAGGGCATGCAGCTTCCTGCGGCCTCGGAGCTGGACTGGCTGGTCCCAGAACACGACGCTCCGCAGAAG CTGCTGCCAATCCCCGACTCTCTGCCCATCTCGCCTGATGATGGTGAACACGCAGACATCTACAAGCTGAGGATCCGGGTGCGGGGCAACCTGGAGTGGGCCCCTCCCCGACCGCAGATCATATTCAACATTCATCCTGCCCCCAA GAGGAAGATAGTTGTGGCTAAGCAGAACTACCGCTGCGCTGGCTGTGGCACTCGCATCGACCCAG ATTATATCAAGCGACTACGCTACTGTGAATACCTCGGCCGTTACTTCTGCCAGTGCTGCCATGAGAACGCCCAGGCCATTGTTCCTGGACGAGTGTTGAGGAAGTGGGACTTCAGCAAGTACTATGTCAGCAACTTTGCCCGGGACCTGCTGAGCAAGATCGCCGGAGACCCTCTTTTCAACCCCAATGACATCAACAGTGGCCTGTACAAGAAGAACAAAGCTCTGGAGGCCGTCAGG GTTTTGAGGGTGCAGCTGTTTCACATGAAAAATCTCTTCAAGACCTGTCGCTTCGCTAAAGA gGTGCTGGACCAGTTCGACAGCCTGCCAGGTCACCTAACTGAAGACCTTCACCTCTTCTCCCTCAATGACCTCTCTGCCGTACGCAGCGGGGAACTGGCTCCTCGGATGAAGGAGCTGCTGAAGCTCGGCACCTCGCACGCAGCTGGCTGTGTG CTGTGCCAGGCGAAGGGCTTCGTGTGCGAGTTCTGCGGCAACGAGAAAGACATCATATTCCCCTTCCAGCTGAACAAGTGCCAGCGCTGTGAAG
- the rubcn gene encoding run domain Beclin-1-interacting and cysteine-rich domain-containing protein isoform X2: MEISAEREEEERRKEQWKLLSSLKTTVEGLVSTNNPNVWSRYGGLQRLHKDMNNILSYGLKNEQVYYKQRDYWPFVWCVRYISPHLASHVEQFSHLEPVLSSGMRSAGESYKAERWLLHSLQVHMLSAQLRPLLRHLGHTSKYYNGHAFLLSEPHVTAMFQCLEAVEQNNPKLLAQVDTFGLSPLKGPPCLGLLKSQSLCVLPGAGAAWRNADSVPRREPLNRRLATSNCSLREAVPTSHNSGNTLGVGPQNSNSTNPTSAASGTGAPWLCDSGPGESEQGATLPPVPVSIPGISLPESPSPASFPPDAADSCDGDYDDGPEYLAIGNLGQRSRCDTRSSTHSSEEDFAQDLSMQRGPKAPPPPRRSSFSEGQRGPVRGSRGHTRSLSDAGVNQKLRNESAGEDCCIKNYSPFSPQRKDVSTPSSLYMESHGSECSSVSDGMFRKPSEGQSLISYLSEQDFGSCADLEKENAHFSISESLIAAIELMKYNLRRQQEAGEEEGDSDCEIQQLKQKIRLRRQQIRHRRVPPCANSQHILNSTDSGGSRRSSQDSYKGLSDSGSAEEVEECELQDADIKRSMSSSNRSFLSSESITPAFLQSNSAESVAMGLLRQFEGMQLPAASELDWLVPEHDAPQKLLPIPDSLPISPDDGEHADIYKLRIRVRGNLEWAPPRPQIIFNIHPAPKRKIVVAKQNYRCAGCGTRIDPDYIKRLRYCEYLGRYFCQCCHENAQAIVPGRVLRKWDFSKYYVSNFARDLLSKIAGDPLFNPNDINSGLYKKNKALEAVRVLRVQLFHMKNLFKTCRFAKEVLDQFDSLPGHLTEDLHLFSLNDLSAVRSGELAPRMKELLKLGTSHAAGCVLCQAKGFVCEFCGNEKDIIFPFQLNKCQRCEGEPSLLAAGQGGPKAPFPPRPSVSLPWSDWNFSKHRRLVRALSQDRREGEGGEPGLEQVVDQGAKSGGQEEKRDTAGERQGRAGIFQAFKPGMLAKAFSRSKGNEKEQEIKAETGPEGDRDIKRDEGNEEEYSQEREKRKGRGNGHARKEKVNILKVLQIDRLKKNTSKADRTDSDSETCSSRESLNEVPQDIKGRWSVTGLASMVKGFSKREIEDEGKTDVKEEESEEEFSEIETESVEEVKQSSKGEEGQTEAAQTENVEKFSLMKLFQPNQLSGVFSKMRSKGKEDRSGESEAIRVMDTDKVQPEPIITRTNWRGRKTRKAVRETRGRRARKGGTDVGGESAEDSDVDD, encoded by the exons ATGGAGATATCGgcggagagagaggaagaggagcgcaG GAAGGAGCAATGGAAGCTACTGTCCAGCCTGAAGACCACAGTGGAGGGTCTTGTGTCCACCAACAACCCCAACGTGTGGTCACGTTACGGCGGCTTACAAAGACTCCACAAGGACATGAACAACATCCTGAGCTATGGACTAAAGAATGAGCAG GTGTACTACAAGCAAAGAGACTACTGGCCGTTTGTGTGGTGTGTTCGCTACATCAGCCCCCACCTCGCCTCGCATGTTGAACAG TTCAGTCACCTGGAGCCGGTGCTGAGCAGCGGGATGAGGAGTGCTGGGGAGAGCTACAAGGCCGAGCGCTGGCTCCTTCACAGCTTACAGGTTCACATGCTGTCTGCTCAGCTCCGACCTCTGCTCCGGCACTTGGGACATACAAGTAAATACTATAATG GTCATGCCTTTCTGCTGAGTGAGCCTCATGTGACCGCCATGTTCCAGTGTCTGGAAGCCGTGGAGCAGAATAACCCCAAACTGCTTGCCCAAGTAGACACATTTGGG CTGTCCCCTCTGAAGGGCCCACCATGTCTGGGCCTATTGAAGAGCCAGAGCCTGTGTGTATTGCCTGGAGCTGGTGCAGCTTGGAGAAACGCTGACTCGGTTCCCAGAAGAGAACCTCTAAATCGCAGACTCGCCACCTCCAACTGCTCACTTCGAGAAGCAGTCCCCACCAGCCACAACTCTGGGAACACTTTGGGAGTCGGACCCCAAAACAGCAATAGCACAA ACCCTACCTCTGCAGCCAGCGGCACGGGGGCTCCCTGGTTGTGTGATTCCGGGCCAGGGGAGAGCGAGCAGGGGGCGACGCTACCTCCTGTCCCCGTCTCGATCCCTGGCATCTCCCTCCCAGAGTCCCCCTCGCCCGCCTCCTTTCCGCCCGATGCTGCAGACTCATGTGACGGCGACTATGACGACGGTCCGGAGTACCTGGCTATCGGTAATCTGGGGCAACGCAGCCGCTGTGACACCCGaagctccacccacagcagcgAGGAGGACTTCGCCCAGGACCTGTCCATGCAACGGGGTCCTAAAGCCCCGCCCCCACCCAGGCGCTCTTCTTTCTCAGAGGGTCAGAGGGGGCCGGTCCGGGGGTCCCGAGGTCACACCCGCTCGTTATCTGACGCAGGAGTCAATCAGAAACTCAGGAATG AATCGGCAGGGGAGGACTGCTGCATAAAGAACTACAGCCCATTCTCACCTCAGCGCAAGGATGTCAGCACTCCCAGTTCCCTCTACATGGAGTCCC ATGGGTCCGAGTGCAGCAGTGTTTCTGATGGGATGTTCAGGAAGCCGTCGGAGGGTCAGAGCCTCATCAGCTACCTGTCGGAGCAGGACTTTGGCAGCTGTGCTGACCTGGAGAAG gAGAACGCTCATTTCAGCATCTCAGAGTCCCTTATTGCTGCCATCGAGCTGATGAAGTACAACCTGCGGCGTCAGCAGGAggcgggggaggaggagggagacagcGACTGTGAGATCCAGCAGCTCAAACAGAAGATCCGCCTGCGCAGGCAGCAGATCAGACACAGACGCGTGCCGCCCTGCGCAAACTCCCAGCACA tTCTCAACTCCACTGACAGCGGGGGCTCCAGGAGGAGCTCTCAGGACTCGTACAAGGGCCTCTCTGACTCAGGCTCAgcggaggaggtggaggagtgcGAACTACAAG ATGCAGACATTAAGCGCAGCATGAGCTCCAGCAACAGGTCTTTTCTAAGCTCAGAGTCCAt AACTCCCGCCTTCCTCCAGTCTAACTCAGCTGAGTCAGTAGCCATGGGTTTACTCAGGCAGTTTGAGGGCATGCAGCTTCCTGCGGCCTCGGAGCTGGACTGGCTGGTCCCAGAACACGACGCTCCGCAGAAG CTGCTGCCAATCCCCGACTCTCTGCCCATCTCGCCTGATGATGGTGAACACGCAGACATCTACAAGCTGAGGATCCGGGTGCGGGGCAACCTGGAGTGGGCCCCTCCCCGACCGCAGATCATATTCAACATTCATCCTGCCCCCAA GAGGAAGATAGTTGTGGCTAAGCAGAACTACCGCTGCGCTGGCTGTGGCACTCGCATCGACCCAG ATTATATCAAGCGACTACGCTACTGTGAATACCTCGGCCGTTACTTCTGCCAGTGCTGCCATGAGAACGCCCAGGCCATTGTTCCTGGACGAGTGTTGAGGAAGTGGGACTTCAGCAAGTACTATGTCAGCAACTTTGCCCGGGACCTGCTGAGCAAGATCGCCGGAGACCCTCTTTTCAACCCCAATGACATCAACAGTGGCCTGTACAAGAAGAACAAAGCTCTGGAGGCCGTCAGG GTTTTGAGGGTGCAGCTGTTTCACATGAAAAATCTCTTCAAGACCTGTCGCTTCGCTAAAGA gGTGCTGGACCAGTTCGACAGCCTGCCAGGTCACCTAACTGAAGACCTTCACCTCTTCTCCCTCAATGACCTCTCTGCCGTACGCAGCGGGGAACTGGCTCCTCGGATGAAGGAGCTGCTGAAGCTCGGCACCTCGCACGCAGCTGGCTGTGTG CTGTGCCAGGCGAAGGGCTTCGTGTGCGAGTTCTGCGGCAACGAGAAAGACATCATATTCCCCTTCCAGCTGAACAAGTGCCAGCGCTGTGAAGGTGAGCCCTCTCTGCTCGCGGCAGGCCAGGGTGGCCCAAAAGCCCCTttccccccccgcccctccgTGTCACTTCCCTGGAGTGACTGGAATTTCTCCAAACATCGTAGGCTGGTGAGGGCCCTCTCCCAagacaggagagagggggaaggTGGGGAGCCAGGCTTAGAGCAAGTTGTGGATCAGGGGGCGAAGAGTGGAGGGCAAGAGGAAAAGAGGGACacagcaggagagagacagggaagAGCGGGAATATTTCAAGCATTCAAACCTGGAATGTTGGCGAAAGCTTTCAGCAGGAGTAAAGGCAACGAGAAAGAGCAGGAGATAAAAGCAGAGACAGGACCAGAGGGGGACAGAGACATAAAGCGGGATGAAGGAAATGAAGAAGAATATagccaagagagagagaagcgGAAGGGAAGGGGAAATGGCCATGCAAGAAAGGAAAAGGTCAACATATTAAAGGTTCTTCAGATAGACAGACTAAAGAAGAACACATCGAAAGCAGACAGGACGGACAGTGACAGCGAGacatgcagcagcagggagagTCTAAATGAAGTCCCACAAGATATAAAAGGACGCTGGAGTGTAACGGGGTTAGCAAGTATGGTCAAGGGCTTCTCCAAAAGAGAGATAGAGGATGAAGGAAAAACAGATGTGAAAGAAGAAGAGTCTGAAGAAGAGTTTTCAGAGATAGAAACTGAATCTGTGgaggaagtaaaacaaagcaGTAAGGGGGAGGAGGGCCAAACAGAGGCAGCGCAAACAGAAAACGTGGAGAAATTTTCACTTATGAAACTGTTTCAACCTAATCAGTTGTCGGGTGTTTTCTCCAAAATGAGGAGCAAGGGAAAGGAGGATAGGAGTGGGGAGAGTGAGGCGATCAGAGTGATGGACACCGATAAGGTCCAACCAGAGCCCATTATTACCCGGACTAACTGGAGAGGTCGTAAAACCCGCAAAGCAGTGAGAGAAACCAGAGGCAGGAGGGCTAGGAAGGGAGGGACAGACGTTGGTGGAGAGAGCGCAGAAGATAGTGACGTAGATGATTGA